A genomic window from Lotus japonicus ecotype B-129 chromosome 1, LjGifu_v1.2 includes:
- the LOC130728056 gene encoding uncharacterized protein LOC130728056, producing MSGIVSPLSRLQGSTPQVFDSTGPRLHCSGWIKPDEGWLKVNVDGAVCHALGASCDGVVRDHEGRWVKGFSRNLGYLESSNVFLIELLAVRTSMEMIMGLNLPQVKYLVVFFINSIATKDLLFNKSNTGR from the exons ATGAGTGGCATTGTGAGTCCTTTGTCTCGACTTCAAGGTTCTACTCCCCAGGTCTTCGATTCTACAGGTCCTAGGCTTCACTGCTCTGGCTGGATCAAGCCTGATGAAGGCTGGTTGAAAGTCAACGTGGATGGCGCAGTCTGCCATGCTCTTGGTGCGAGCTGCGATGGTGTTGTTCGCGACCATGAGGGGAGATGGGTGAAGGGCTTTTCTCGCAACCTTGGTTACCTAGAGTCTTCTAATGTCTTCCTTATAGAGCTGCTTGCGGTGAGAACATCTATGGAGATGATCATGGGTCTCAATTTACCTCAG GTAAAATATTTAGTAGTATTTTTCATAAACTCTATTGCAACAAAGGATTTGCTCTTTAACAAGTCAAATACAGGACGTTGa
- the LOC130728064 gene encoding uncharacterized protein LOC130728064, giving the protein MAKRLKCVLPKLIDESQSAFLRVRVMLDSVLIANEVAHDAKRRGVPTMVFKVDYEKTYDSVKWSFPFYMLGRMNFHEKWIEWIQGCLCSSTVSVFVNDSLMEDFKMEKCLRQRDLIAHFLFLIVAEGISGMLNSAISLGRFSPYTFGNSSSFSVSLLKFEDHTLFIGDGLLKIGHLEKYPPLF; this is encoded by the coding sequence ATGGCAAAGAGGTTGAAGTGTGTCTTGCCAAAGCTCATTGATGAGAGTCAATCTGCTTTCCTACGGGTGAGGGTTATGCTAGATAGCGTCCTTATAGCAAATGAGGTTGCCCATGATGCTAAAAGAAGGGGAGTACCAACCATGGTGTTCAAGGTTGACTATGAGAAGACGTATGACTCTGTGAAGTGGAGTTTCCCCTTCTATATGCTTGGGAGAATGAACTTTCATGAAAAGTGGATTGAATGGATTCAAGGATGCTTGTGTTCTTCAACGGTGTCGGTTTTTGTCAATGATAGCCTCATGGAAGATTTCAAAATGGAGAAATGCCTTAGGCAAAGGGATCTGATTGCCCATTTTCTATTTCTCATAGTGGCCGAAGGAATAAGCGGGATGTTGAATAGTGCTATCTCTCTTGGAAGGTTCTCTCCTTACACTTTTGGAAACTCTAGCTCCTTTAGTGTCTCTCTTCTCAAGTTCGAGGATCACACCTTATTTATTGGTGATGGTCTACTCAAAATTGGTCACCTTGAAAAGTATCCTCCGTTGTTTTGA